The genomic region CGCCGCCGATCAAGGAAACTAGAGCCTGGCGGGCGGCTGGCGTGATGCCGAGCTTCTCCGCGCTCAATTCGGTATCGATCAGGGCATTGAGGGCGCGGCTGTCATCGGCATAAGAGGGAATCGTCATGATCGATCGCGCGGCCTCGGCCGTCTTGCGAAGCAGGGAGCCCTTCTTCAAGTCTCCGGCTTCGACGATCAGATGGGCAGATTCGAGCGGCTTTTCAGCCAGCAGCGCCAAGGGATCGACAAGATATTTTTCATTGGCGGCGCCGCGGATCCAGATCAGTTTCTCGCCGCCGAACAGTCCGATAGACTGAGCCTCGTCGACCAGCCGCCCCGGATCCTTCTGCAGGTCGCCGATGTCGAGCTTGGTCAGCGAGAAAGGATCGTCAAGAGCGACACCGGTCTTACCGGCAAGCAGACCGGCGCGTTCGGACACGAGACCGCGGTCCGGCCCGTAAATGACGAAGATCCGGTAGTTCCGCGCCGATTTCTGCAGGAAAGTTTCGAATTCGTGGGATTTTATCTCCGCCACATCTCCGCCCTCAGCGGCTGAGCGCAGCGGCGATATCGGCCCCGACGAATTCCGCCACCTGATCGGCCGCGCGGTTCTCGGCATCCCGGATCGCCCGCTGCTTGGCGAATTCCTGGTCAGGGAAGTCCACCAGCGCGGTGGTCGAGCGGCTGCCGGCCTTGATCACGTGGTTGTCGGTCGTGGCGCGCAGCGTGTAGGTGACGCTGACGGTGACACGGCCGGCGCGCGAGGTATCGGCCGAATCCGTCAGCAGCGTGTCGGCCACGGACGAAGTGGCATGCAAATCGACCTGATAGTCCGGCTTGTCGGGTTCGCCGGCGCCACGCGACGCCATGAAGATCAAGTGATTGCGGACCTGCTGCTCGACCCGGCTGCCTGCCGGGGAAAAGCCGACCGAGGCGAGCTTTTCGGTGAGACCGGAATTTTCCGAATAAAGCGGCCGGACCTGGCAGGCAGAGAGAAAAGCCGTGGAGGCAAGGATCATGGCGATGCCGGCATTACGTGCCAGCTTGCAAGCGATATCAGACGACAATGTTCACAATCCTTTGGGGAACCACGATGATCTTCTTCGGTGCCTGTCCGTTCAGCGCGTTCTTCACCGCATCCAGATCCAGCACGGCGTCGGTGACGGCATTCTGATCTGCGTCGCGAGAAATTGTCAATTCAGCGCGCTTCTTGCCGTTGATCTGGACGGGCAGGACGACATCATTTTCGACGACGAGCGTCTCGTCGTATCGCGGCCAGCCGGTCCGGGCAAGCAGCCCCTTATTGCCGAGCGCCGTCCAGCATTCCTCGGCCAGATGCGGCGTCATCGGCGCGACCAGCTGAATGAGGATCTCGGCGGCATCGCGCACAGCGGCGCGATAGGTGGCATCACCCTCGCCCGCCGCAACCCTGGTCATCGGCGCTGCCAGCGCGTTGACGAGTTCATAGATTCGGGCGACGGCCTTGTTGAACCAGAGCTTGTCGTAATCGTTCTCGACGGCCTTCAGGGTCCTGTGGGCAGCCTGCGAGATCGACAGTGCTTCCCCCTCGGTCGCCGGCGCCGGCGCGACGGCGGAAAGCGCGTTCGCGGCTTCGGAAATCAATCGCCACAGACGCTGGGTGAAGCGATGGGCGCCTTCGACGCCGGCTTCGGACCAGATGACGTCACGCTCCGGCGGCGAGTCGGACAGAACGAAGAAACGGGCGGTATCGGCGCCGTAGGAGGCGATGATATCGTCGGGATCGACCACGTTCTTCTTCGACTTCGACATCTTCTCGATCGAGCCGATGGCGATCTCCTCGCCTGAGGTCAGCAGGAAGGCGCGGCGTTTGCCGTCGAGTTCCTCGATGCGGATATCGGCTGGGGCCACCCATTCCCGGCTCGCGCCGGCCCCGCGGCTATAGGTCTCATGAACCACCATGCCCTGGGTGAAGAGGCCCTTGAAAGGCTCGGTGGCGGCGACATGGCCGGTCTCGCGCATGGCGCGGGTGAAGAAGCGGGAATAGAGCAGATGCAGGATCGCATGCTCGATGCCGCCGATATACTGATCAACCGGCAGCCAACGGTTAGCCGCCTCAGGATCGGTCGGCTTTCCTTCCCAGGGCGCCGTGAAACGGGTGAAATACCAGCTCGAATCGACGAAGGTATCCATCGTATCCGTCTCGCGGCGAGCGTCCTTGCCGCAGGTCGGGCAGGCAACGTGCCGCCAGGTCGGATGACGGTCGAGCGGATTGCCCGGCTGGTCGAAGGTGACGTCGTCGGGCAGCTTGACCGGCAGGTCTTTCTTCGGCACCGGCACGACGCCGCAATCATCGCAATGGATGACCGGGATCGGGCAACCCCAATAACGCTGCCGGGAAATGCCCCAGTCGCGCAGACGGAAATTGACCTTGCGCTCAGCCACCGGCGCATTGCCGAGCGAAGCGCCCGACAGACGGTCGGCAACGATATTGAAGGCTTCCTCGGTCGTCTTGCCGTCGAGGAAGCGCGAATTGATCATCACGCCATCGCCGTCATAGGCCGTGTCGCCGATTGAAAAGCTCGCCGCATCGCCGTCTTTCGGCATGACGACCGCCACGACCGGCAGGCCATATTTCCGGGCAAAATCCAGGTCGCGCTGGTCGCCCGAGGGGCAGCCGAAGATCGCGCCGGTGCCATAATCCATCAGCACGAAATTGGCGATATAGACCGGCAGCTCCCAGGAGGGATCGAGCGGATGGCGGACGCGGATACCGGTATCCACGCCCTTCTTCTCGGCGGTCTCCAGGGCGGCAAGCGAGGTGCCGGCGCGACGGCACTCCTCGCAGAAGGCCTCGATATCGGCGTTCTTGGCGGCCGCATCCTTCGCCAGCGGATGATCGGCGGCAATTGCCAGGAAGGAGGCGCCGAAGAGCGTGTCCGGCCGGGTGGTATAGACCGTGATCTCGCTCTCGCCGGCGGGCGCCGTTTCCGGCACGATCTCCCAGCGGACCGTCAGGCCTTCCGAGCGGCCGATCCAGTTCTTCTGCATCAGACGCACTTTTTCCGGCCACTGGTCGAGCGTATCCAGCGCGTCGAGCAGGTCCTGGCTGAAATCGGTGATCTTGAAGAACCATTGCGTCAGTTCGCGCTGTTCGACCAGCGCGCCGGACCGCCAGCCGCGGCCGTCGATCACCTGCTCGTTGGCGAGCACGGTATTGTCGACCGGATCCCAGTTGACCTTCGACTGCTTGCGGTAGACCAGGCCCTTCTCCAGGAAATCCAGGAAGAGATGCTGCTGGTGCTGGTAATACTCGACGTCGCAGGTGGCGAATTCACGGCTCCAGTCCAGCGAAAGCCCCATGGCCTTCAACTGCGCCTTCATCGAGCCGATATTCTGGTAGGTCCAGGAGGCCGGGTGCACGCCGCGCTCCATGGCAGCGTTCTCCGCCGGCATGCCAAAAGCGTCCCAGCCCATCGGATGCAGCACATTGTAACCGCGGGCGCGCTTGTAGCGGGCGACGACATCGCCCATGGCGTAATTGCGGACATGGCCCATATGGATGCGCCCCGACGGATAGGGGAACATTTCGAGGACGTAATATTTTTCGCGCGGATCTGAATTGTCGGTCTCGAAGACCTTGTCTTCGTTCCATTTCTGCTGCCAGCGGGGCTCGGCATCGCGCGGATTATAACGTTCGGTGGCCATGTTATTCGAAATTCCGGAAAATCAGGGGAGGTTGGTCGAGACCTTCACCATGAAACCACCGTAGCGTCAAGTTTTGCGAGCCGCGGCAAGCGCCCGATCTTCGTTGCGGCCAGGCGATTTCGCGAGAGCGGGTCTTGGCAAGCACAGATTGGCTGGTTAGTTCATTGCCAATCCTTTCATGCTGGTATGTCGAGGCAGAACGATGGAACTTCAAGAGCGGTTGAACGACGTGCGGTCGCGGATCGCGGCTGGTGAACGCCAGGCAGCTCGCCCTGCGGGGTCCGTTCAACTCGTTGCGGTGTCGAAGACCTTCGAGGCGGAGGCGATCCGCCCGGCCATCGACGCCGGACAGCGCGTCTTCGGCGAGAACCGGGTGCAGGAGAGCCAGGGCAAGTGGCCGATGCTGAAAGCCGAACAGCCGAATATCGTGCTGCATCTGATCGGACCGCTGCAATCGAACAAGGCGGCGGATGCGGTGGCGCTTTTCGACGTCATCGAGACGGTGGACCGGGAAAAGATCGCCCGCACGCTTGCCGAGGAGATGAGGCGGCAGGGCAGGAGGCCGCTGCTCTACGTCCAGGTCAATACCGGGCTCGAGCCGCAGAAGGCCGGCATTACGCCTGACGACACACCCGCTTTCGTGACCCTTTGCCGCGAGGAACTCGGTCTTTCCGTCGAAGGTCTGATGTGCATTCCGCCGGCGGAGGAAAATCCCGGGCCGCATTTCGCCCTGCTGGCAAAGCTCGCGCTGACCTGCGGCGTCGAAAAACTGTCGATGGGCATGTCGGGCGACTATGAGACGGCAATCGCCTTCGGCGCCACCAGCGTGCGCGTCGGTTCGGCGATTTTCGGCGCGCGCTGATACTCTGCTTTGGTCGGGCTTCCCGTTCCCCTCACCGCTGCCTAGATTGATATCGAGGCTTGCATATCCTGGGGAGGAGCAGATGCAGAACGGCTATCATCAGGCTTATACCGCCTGGAAACGTGATCCCGAAGCCTTCTGGCGCGAAGCCGCCGCCGATATCGACTGGTTCAAACCGCCGGAGCGGATATTTTCGCCCGATGACGGCGTCTATGGCCGCTGGTTCTCAGGGGCCGAAACCAATACCTGCCACAATTGCCTGGACCGGCATGTGACGGCCGGGCGCGGTGACGAGACGGCTGTTATCTTCGACAGTGCGATGACCGGCGAGAAGCGCCGTTTCACCTATGACGACGTTCTTGACGAGGTGAAGGCCATCGCCGCGACGCTGGTCGATCTCGGCATCGGCAGAGGCGATCGCGTCATCCTCTATATGCCGATGGTTCCACAGGCGGTGTTTTCAATGCTAGCCTGCGCCCGCATCGGTGCGGTTCACTCGGTCGTTTTCGGTGGCTTTGCCGCCAGCGAGCTTGCAGCCCGTATCGACGATTGCGGTGCGAAGCTGGTGATCACCGCGAGCTGCGGGCTCGAACCCGGCCGCATCGTCGCCTACAAGCCCCTCGTCGACCGGGCGATCGAGATGGCGCGTTCGAAGCCGGAACGCTGTCTGGTGCTGCAGCGGCAGGAGCTCCGAGCCGATCTCGTCAGCGGCCGCGACCAGGATTTCGAGGCGGCGGTGGCGCAGCATCGCGGCGCCGAGATCGCCTGTGTTGCGGTCAAGGCGACCGACCCGCTCTACATCCTCTATACCTCGGGCACCACCGGCCAGCCGAAGGGCGTCGTGCGCGACAATGGCGGCCATATGGTCGCGCTCAACTGGTCGATGCGCAATATCTACGGCCTGAAGCCGGGCGAAGTCTTCTGGACGGCTTCGGATATCGGCTGGGTCGTCGGGCACTCCTATATCGTCTATGCGCCGCTGATCGCGGGCGTTACCACCCTGATCTTCGAGGGTAAACCAATCGGCACGCCGGATGCCGGCGCATTCTGGCGTGTCGTTTCGGAATATGGCGTGCGGGTGCTCTTCACGGCACCGACGGCATTCCGCGCCATCCGGCGGGAGGACGGCGACGGGGAACTGCTACTGAGATATCCGATGCCGGATCTGCGGGCGCTGTTTCTCGCCGGCGAAAGGGCGGATCCGGAGACGCTGAAATGGGCGGAGCGCATGCTCGCCATACCCGTCATCGATCACTGGTGGCAGACGGAGACCGGCTGGCCAATCGCCGCCAATCCGCTCGGCCTCGGCGCCCTTTCCGTCAAGCACGGTTCGCCGGCGCTGCCGATGCCCGGCTATGATATCGCCGTGCTCGACGATGCCGGCCATCCGATCGAGGCGGGAACGCTCGGCAATATCGTCATCAAGCTTCCCTTGCCGCCCGGTTGCCTGCCGACCCTCTGGAATGCGGATGAACGTTTCCGGTCGGCCTATCTCGACGAGTTTCCCGGCACCTACAAAACCGCCGACGCCGGCTTTGTCGATGAGGACGGTTATCTGTTCATCATGTCGCGC from Rhizobium sp. BT03 harbors:
- the holA gene encoding DNA polymerase III subunit delta; translation: MAEIKSHEFETFLQKSARNYRIFVIYGPDRGLVSERAGLLAGKTGVALDDPFSLTKLDIGDLQKDPGRLVDEAQSIGLFGGEKLIWIRGAANEKYLVDPLALLAEKPLESAHLIVEAGDLKKGSLLRKTAEAARSIMTIPSYADDSRALNALIDTELSAEKLGITPAARQALVSLIGGDRIASRNEVRKLALYCRGFQTVEEHHVTEIIGDASAISVDDAVDAILSGDLNGFLHAMQKISSSKTAIFLVLQACLKQFQLLDTMRAEMEEKRLQAPQIMQTMGRHLHFRRKPIIEQALRQWTAEAIARESNRLQAAILQSRRRQVLEDSVAMQTLLSTTLQSGRKSA
- the lptE gene encoding LPS assembly lipoprotein LptE; translation: MSSDIACKLARNAGIAMILASTAFLSACQVRPLYSENSGLTEKLASVGFSPAGSRVEQQVRNHLIFMASRGAGEPDKPDYQVDLHATSSVADTLLTDSADTSRAGRVTVSVTYTLRATTDNHVIKAGSRSTTALVDFPDQEFAKQRAIRDAENRAADQVAEFVGADIAAALSR
- the leuS gene encoding leucine--tRNA ligase, with the protein product MATERYNPRDAEPRWQQKWNEDKVFETDNSDPREKYYVLEMFPYPSGRIHMGHVRNYAMGDVVARYKRARGYNVLHPMGWDAFGMPAENAAMERGVHPASWTYQNIGSMKAQLKAMGLSLDWSREFATCDVEYYQHQQHLFLDFLEKGLVYRKQSKVNWDPVDNTVLANEQVIDGRGWRSGALVEQRELTQWFFKITDFSQDLLDALDTLDQWPEKVRLMQKNWIGRSEGLTVRWEIVPETAPAGESEITVYTTRPDTLFGASFLAIAADHPLAKDAAAKNADIEAFCEECRRAGTSLAALETAEKKGVDTGIRVRHPLDPSWELPVYIANFVLMDYGTGAIFGCPSGDQRDLDFARKYGLPVVAVVMPKDGDAASFSIGDTAYDGDGVMINSRFLDGKTTEEAFNIVADRLSGASLGNAPVAERKVNFRLRDWGISRQRYWGCPIPVIHCDDCGVVPVPKKDLPVKLPDDVTFDQPGNPLDRHPTWRHVACPTCGKDARRETDTMDTFVDSSWYFTRFTAPWEGKPTDPEAANRWLPVDQYIGGIEHAILHLLYSRFFTRAMRETGHVAATEPFKGLFTQGMVVHETYSRGAGASREWVAPADIRIEELDGKRRAFLLTSGEEIAIGSIEKMSKSKKNVVDPDDIIASYGADTARFFVLSDSPPERDVIWSEAGVEGAHRFTQRLWRLISEAANALSAVAPAPATEGEALSISQAAHRTLKAVENDYDKLWFNKAVARIYELVNALAAPMTRVAAGEGDATYRAAVRDAAEILIQLVAPMTPHLAEECWTALGNKGLLARTGWPRYDETLVVENDVVLPVQINGKKRAELTISRDADQNAVTDAVLDLDAVKNALNGQAPKKIIVVPQRIVNIVV
- a CDS encoding YggS family pyridoxal phosphate-dependent enzyme, whose amino-acid sequence is MELQERLNDVRSRIAAGERQAARPAGSVQLVAVSKTFEAEAIRPAIDAGQRVFGENRVQESQGKWPMLKAEQPNIVLHLIGPLQSNKAADAVALFDVIETVDREKIARTLAEEMRRQGRRPLLYVQVNTGLEPQKAGITPDDTPAFVTLCREELGLSVEGLMCIPPAEENPGPHFALLAKLALTCGVEKLSMGMSGDYETAIAFGATSVRVGSAIFGAR
- a CDS encoding propionyl-CoA synthetase, producing MQNGYHQAYTAWKRDPEAFWREAAADIDWFKPPERIFSPDDGVYGRWFSGAETNTCHNCLDRHVTAGRGDETAVIFDSAMTGEKRRFTYDDVLDEVKAIAATLVDLGIGRGDRVILYMPMVPQAVFSMLACARIGAVHSVVFGGFAASELAARIDDCGAKLVITASCGLEPGRIVAYKPLVDRAIEMARSKPERCLVLQRQELRADLVSGRDQDFEAAVAQHRGAEIACVAVKATDPLYILYTSGTTGQPKGVVRDNGGHMVALNWSMRNIYGLKPGEVFWTASDIGWVVGHSYIVYAPLIAGVTTLIFEGKPIGTPDAGAFWRVVSEYGVRVLFTAPTAFRAIRREDGDGELLLRYPMPDLRALFLAGERADPETLKWAERMLAIPVIDHWWQTETGWPIAANPLGLGALSVKHGSPALPMPGYDIAVLDDAGHPIEAGTLGNIVIKLPLPPGCLPTLWNADERFRSAYLDEFPGTYKTADAGFVDEDGYLFIMSRTDDIINCAGHRLSTGAMEEVCARHPDVAECAVIGVIDRLKGQVPCGFLVLKRNVSREVTAIESEVVAMIRDQIGPVAAFKMAIPVNRLPKTRSGKILRGTMQKIADGIPWKMPATIDDPTILEEIAEALRRRGLGSLPM